In Vigna radiata var. radiata cultivar VC1973A chromosome 3, Vradiata_ver6, whole genome shotgun sequence, the following proteins share a genomic window:
- the LOC106757000 gene encoding kinesin-like protein KIN-14I, which yields MATEPALTFSLASVVEEVLQQHASRLDANSTSRKTEETSLRRYEAAGWLRKTVGVVRGKDLPAEPSEGDFRIGLRSGIILCSVLNKIQPGTVKVVEKPSDSVIIPDGATSAYQYQENIKNFLVAMEEMGLPTFEVSDLEQGGNSERVVDCVLELKSYAERKLGGSASGKYSGVANAKPPISAKRITRKNSEPFMKTMSPLPSGDRDGGYMSDPGQDRSERASFSLNSLVRQYLSDKNPEEILTAVESLLSKVMEECEHHMQIRCKMYKTTREDKAPCETECSISEAASINETMKEKEDEHAVQEEHDLQDKHDVKDEHDVRDEHDVKVELDIQDEHKEQNKREDSCEKMCNEHEKSIDKKSISKQQTIVAQQNRSIQELKNIVHQTKLGMQLMQSEHQKEIINLSKHLYSLTCAASGYHKVLEENRKLYNVVQDLKGNIRVYCRVRPFLGGQPSHYSSVGNVEDGSISIITPSKYGKEGKKTFNFNRAFGPSATQGEVFADTQPLIRSVLDGYNVCIFAYGQTGSGKTFTMSGPDELNDETIGVNYRALGDLFYLSDQRKGTISYEISVQMLEIYNEQVRDLLMPDGANKRLDIRNSSLNGINVPDANIVRVSCTSDVISLMNLGHKNRAVGSTAMNDRSSRSHSCLTVHVQGKNLTSGGTIRGCMHLVDLAGSERADKTEATGDRLKEAQHINKSLSALGDVISALAQKSPHVPYRNSKLTQLLQDSLGGQAKTLMFVHISPEPEALGETLSTLKFAERVSTVELGAARVNKDNSDVKELKEQIASLKAALARKEGEAEQFNNGNETPKHKSYASSPPMHRPSSGGSRRLSKEDSNGLDDQKNVASTLKGQSLDPHDMGANSPQWTTVPSERKEDDKESISGDWGDKISMNRNDSITSDDSVVGAWEVESKQSSPRLSLNFLSEPSKISLDNSSHKKDNQENEDLRRPSFDMTTTDESDEHEIATVTSDSSESDLHWPPQIPKPITISSGLGIKAKKKANLRTIKNPDSRSMIPSFIPAPVPVHVPVPVPVPVPVSSRKQQPVTQGRKLPGSSDVRRRFGNSAK from the exons ATGGCAACTGAACCAGCTTTAACATTCTCTTTGGCTTCTGTGGTTGAAGAGGTTCTTCAACAGCATGCTAGTCGTTTAGACGCAAACTCCACATCCAGAAAAACCGAAGAAACCT CCTTGAGAAGGTATGAAGCAGCTGGTTGGCTACGGAAAACAGTTGGAGTTGTTCGAGGGAAAGACTTGCCAGCTGAGCCTTCTGAAGGAGACTTCAGGATTGGATTGCGTAGTGGGATTATCCTATGTAGTGTTCTTAACAAAATTCAACCTGGAACAGTGAAG GTAGTTGAAAAACCTAGTGATTCTGTTATTATTCCTGATGGAGCAACATCTGCATATCAGTAccaagaaaatataaagaattttcTTGTGGCTATGGAGGAAATGGGGCTTCCTACCTTCGAAGTTTCTGATTTGGAACAG GGAGGAAACTCTGAGAGGGTAGTGGATTGTGTTCTAGAGCTAAAGTCTTATGCCGAACGAAAACTTGGAGGAAGTGCATCTGGGAAATATAGTGGGGTTGCGAATGCAAAGCCACCTATCTCTGCGAAACGAATTACGAGGAAAAACTCAGAACCATTCATGAAGACAATGAGTCCTTTGCCATCAGGGGATAGAGATGGTGGTTATATGAGTGATCCCGGACAAGATCGAAGCGAAAGG GCTTCTTTTTCCTTAAATTCACTGGTTCGACAATATTTGTCCGACAAAAATCCAGAAGAAATTCTCACT GCAGTGGAATCCTTGCTTAGCAAAGTCATGGAGGAATGTGAACATCACATGCAAATTCGATGTAAAATG TATAAAACAACTAGGGAAGATAAAGCACCGTGTGAAACTGAATGTTCAATTTCAGAAGCTGCTTCTATTAATGAAACG atgaaagaaaaggaagatgaaCATGCTGTACAGGAAGAGCATGATCTACAAGATAAACATGATGTAAAAGATGAACATGATGTACGAGATGAACATGATGTAAAAGTTGAGCTTGACATTCAAGATGAACACAAGGAACAAAATAAACGAGAGGACAGTTGTGAAAAGATGTGCAATGAACATGAAAAATCAATCGACAAAAAATCGATTTCGAAGCAGCAAACTATAGTTGCCCAACAAAATAGAAGCATCCAG GAATTGAAAAACATTGTCCATCAAACAAAACTAGGAATGCAATTGATGCAAAGTGAACACCAGAAGGAGATCATTAATCTAA GCAAGCACCTATACAGCCTAACCTGTGCTGCTTCGGGATACCATAAAGTTCTTGAAGAAAACCGCAAGTTATATAATGTAGTGCAAGATCTGAAAG GAAATATTAGGGTATACTGTAGAGTCCGACCTTTCTTGGGTGGTCAACCAAGTCATTATAGCTCTGTCGGTAACGTGGAAGATGGAAGCATCTCAATCATAACACCTTCCAAATACGGTAAAGAGGGAAAGAAGACATTTAATTTCAATAGAGCATTTGGTCCTTCTGCAACCCAAG GAGAAGTTTTTGCCGACACACAACCTCTTATTCGTTCTGTTTTGGACGGTTATAATGTCTGCATATTTGCCTATGGCCAGACGGGATCAGGAAAAACATTCACTATG TCTGGGCCAGATGAACTTAACGATGAGACCATAGGTGTCAACTATCGTGCACTGGGAGACCTTTTCTATCTCTCTGATCAAAGAAAAGGTACAATTTCTTATGAAATCTCTGTTCAGATGCTTGAGATTTACAACGAGCAAGTTAGGGACCTACTTATGCCCGATGGCGCTAATAAAAG GTTAGACATCCGCAATAGTTCCCTTAATGGCATCAACGTTCCAGATGCTAACATTGTTCGGGTTTCATGCACTTCTGATGTCATAAGTTTGATGAACTTGGGACATAAGAATCGTGCTGTTGGTTCTACTGCCATGAATGATCGTAGTAGTCGGTCTCACAG TTGTCTTACGGTTCATGTTCAAGGAAAGAACTTGACATCAGGAGGCACAATTCGTGGTTGCATGCATCTGGTTGATCTGGCAGGAAGTGAGAGGGCTGATAAAACTGAGgctacaggggatagactcaAGGAGGCTCAACATATCAACAAGTCACTTTCTGCATTGGGAGATGTAATTTCTGCCCTTGCCCAAAAGAGTCCACATGTTCCCTACAGGAATAGCAAACTTACTCAGCTACTTCAAGATTCTCTTG GAGGGCAAGCAAAGACTCTCATGTTTGTTCATATAAGTCCGGAACCCGAAGCTCTTGGAGAAACACTTAGCACACTCAAGTTCGCCGAACGAGTCTCCACTGTCGAACTCGGTGCAGCGCGAGTTAATAAAGACAATTCAGATGTGAAAGAGCTTAAAGAACAG ATTGCTAGTTTGAAGGCAGCCTTAGCGAGAAAGGAAGGAGAAGCAGAACAGTTTAATAATGGCAATGAAACACCTAAGCATAAATCATATGCATCTTCTCCTCCTATGCATCGGCCTTCCAGTGGTGGATCTCGTAGGCTATCAAAAGAAGATTCTAATGGCCTGGAT GATCAGAAAAATGTTGCTTCAACGTTGAAAGGACAAAGCCTAGATCCCCATGACATGGGTGCCAATTCACCTCAATGGACAACTGTTCCAAGTGAAAGAAAGGAGGATGATAAAGAATCAATTTCTGGAGATTGGGGTGATAAGATTTCGATGAACAGAAATGACAGCATAACTAGTGATGATAGTGTTGTGGGAGCGTGGGAAGTAGAAAGCAAACAATCTTCTCCGAGGTTAAGTCTCAATTTTCTCTCAGAGCCTTCTAAAATATCCCTAGACAACTCCTCTCATAAAAAGGACAACCAAGAGAATGAAGATTTACGGAGACCCAGTTTTGATATGACTACCACAGATGAATCAGATGAACACGAGATTGCTACTGTAACTAGTGATTCTTCTGAGTCAGACTTGCATTGGCCACCACAAATACCTAAACCAATCACCATTTCCAGTGGATTAGgcattaaagcaaagaaaaaagcAAATCTCAGAACAATAAAGAACCCAGACAGCAG GAGTATGATCCCATCATTCATTCCTGCGCCCGTGCCTGTGCATGTGCCTGTGCCTGTGCCTGTGCCTGTTCCCGTCTCATCAAGGAAACAACAACCAGTTACTCAAGGAAGAAAGCTCCCAGGCTCTTCTGATGTAAGGAGAAGATTTGGGAACAGTGCCAAGTGA
- the LOC106756692 gene encoding probable protein phosphatase 2C 5 isoform X2 produces the protein MTELSRTKSSPVPLGTLIGREIRNGRVEKPFVKYGQAGLAKKGEDYFLIKTDCLRVPGDASTAFSVFAIFDGHNGISAAIFAKESLLSNVLSAIPQDISRDAWLQALPRALVVGFVKTDIEFQQKGETSGTTATFVLVDGWTITVASVGDSRCILDTQGGVVSLLTVDHRLEENAEERERVTASGGEVGRLNVFGGNEVGPLRCWPGGLCLSRSIGDTDVGEFIVPIPHVKQVKLSNAGGRLIIASDGIWDALSSNMAAQSCRGLPAELAAKLVVKEALRSRGLKDDTTCLVVDIIPSDLPVLPPTPRKKHNMLTSLLFFGKKSEKTVNKATNKLSAVGVVEELFEEGSAMLTERLGKDFPLNKNSGIFRCAVCQVDQPPGDGLSVNSGPFFSPASNPWEGPFLCTNCRKKKDAMEGKRPSKTTLIA, from the exons AT GACTGAATTATCGAGGACGAAGTCATCGCCGGTTCCATTGGGAACTCTGATTGGCCGTGAGATTCGAAATGGAAGAGTTGAAAAACCTTTCGTGAAGTATGGACAAGCTGGATTGGCCAAGAAAGGAGAAGATTACTTTCTGATCAAGACGGATTGCCTCAGGGTTCCGGGGGATGCATCAACAGCGTTTTCTGTCTTTGCG ATCTTTGATGGGCATAACGGGATATCTGCTGCTATTTTTGCAAAGGAAAGCTTGCTAAGTAATGTTTTGAGTGCAATACCCCAAGATATTAGCAGGGATGCATGGCTTCAGGCCCTTCCACGCGCACTGGTTGTTGGCTTTGTGAAGACTGACATAGAGTTTCAGCAAAAGG GGGAAACTTCCGGAACGACAGCTACATTTGTTTTAGTTGATGGATGGACTATAACTGTCGCATCTGTTGGGGATTCACGCTGCATATTAGATACTCAGGGAGGTGTTGTTTCTCTCTTGACAGTTGATCACAGATTGGAAGAGAATGCGGAGGAAAGGGAGCGTGTGACTGCCAGTGGTGGTGAAGTAGGAAGACTCAATGTATTTGGAGGCAACGAG GTCGGGCCTCTTCGCTGCTGGCCTGGTGGATTGTGCCTTTCTAGATCAATTGGTGACACAGACGTTGGGGAATTTATTGTGCCAATACCACATGTTAAGCAAGTGAAG CTTTCAAATGCTGGCGGAAGACTTATTATAGCCTCTGATGGTATTTGGGATGCTTTATCATCTAATATGGCTGCCCAGTCATGTCGGGGTCTGCCTGCAGAGCTTGCTGCAAAACTAGTGGTTAAG GAAGCTCTAAGGTCAAGAGGCCTGAAGGATGATACAACCTGCCTTGTTGTAGATATTATCCCTTCGGACCTTCCTGTATTGCCACCAACTCCAAGAAAGAAACATAATATGCTAACTTCGCTTCTCTTTTTTGGGAAAAAGTCTGAGAAAACAGTGAACAAAGCTACCAATAAGCTTTCTGCAGTTGGTGTTGTGGAGGAGTTATTTGAAGAGGGTTCTGCAATGCTTACTGAAAG GCTGGGTAAGGATTTTCCGCTTAATAAGAATTCTGGCATTTTCCGCTGTGCGGTTTGCCAAGTGGACCAACCCCCTGGTGATGGCTTGTCGGTGAATTCTGGACCTTTTTTCTCTCCTGCATCGAACCCATGGGAAGGCCCATTCCTCTGCACAAATTGTCGGAAAAAGAAAGATGCCATGGAAGGAAAAAGGCCCAGCAAAACCACCCTTATAGCATAG
- the LOC106756692 gene encoding probable protein phosphatase 2C 5 isoform X1, translating into MSRTELSRTKSSPVPLGTLIGREIRNGRVEKPFVKYGQAGLAKKGEDYFLIKTDCLRVPGDASTAFSVFAIFDGHNGISAAIFAKESLLSNVLSAIPQDISRDAWLQALPRALVVGFVKTDIEFQQKGETSGTTATFVLVDGWTITVASVGDSRCILDTQGGVVSLLTVDHRLEENAEERERVTASGGEVGRLNVFGGNEVGPLRCWPGGLCLSRSIGDTDVGEFIVPIPHVKQVKLSNAGGRLIIASDGIWDALSSNMAAQSCRGLPAELAAKLVVKEALRSRGLKDDTTCLVVDIIPSDLPVLPPTPRKKHNMLTSLLFFGKKSEKTVNKATNKLSAVGVVEELFEEGSAMLTERLGKDFPLNKNSGIFRCAVCQVDQPPGDGLSVNSGPFFSPASNPWEGPFLCTNCRKKKDAMEGKRPSKTTLIA; encoded by the exons ATGAGCAGGACTGAATTATCGAGGACGAAGTCATCGCCGGTTCCATTGGGAACTCTGATTGGCCGTGAGATTCGAAATGGAAGAGTTGAAAAACCTTTCGTGAAGTATGGACAAGCTGGATTGGCCAAGAAAGGAGAAGATTACTTTCTGATCAAGACGGATTGCCTCAGGGTTCCGGGGGATGCATCAACAGCGTTTTCTGTCTTTGCG ATCTTTGATGGGCATAACGGGATATCTGCTGCTATTTTTGCAAAGGAAAGCTTGCTAAGTAATGTTTTGAGTGCAATACCCCAAGATATTAGCAGGGATGCATGGCTTCAGGCCCTTCCACGCGCACTGGTTGTTGGCTTTGTGAAGACTGACATAGAGTTTCAGCAAAAGG GGGAAACTTCCGGAACGACAGCTACATTTGTTTTAGTTGATGGATGGACTATAACTGTCGCATCTGTTGGGGATTCACGCTGCATATTAGATACTCAGGGAGGTGTTGTTTCTCTCTTGACAGTTGATCACAGATTGGAAGAGAATGCGGAGGAAAGGGAGCGTGTGACTGCCAGTGGTGGTGAAGTAGGAAGACTCAATGTATTTGGAGGCAACGAG GTCGGGCCTCTTCGCTGCTGGCCTGGTGGATTGTGCCTTTCTAGATCAATTGGTGACACAGACGTTGGGGAATTTATTGTGCCAATACCACATGTTAAGCAAGTGAAG CTTTCAAATGCTGGCGGAAGACTTATTATAGCCTCTGATGGTATTTGGGATGCTTTATCATCTAATATGGCTGCCCAGTCATGTCGGGGTCTGCCTGCAGAGCTTGCTGCAAAACTAGTGGTTAAG GAAGCTCTAAGGTCAAGAGGCCTGAAGGATGATACAACCTGCCTTGTTGTAGATATTATCCCTTCGGACCTTCCTGTATTGCCACCAACTCCAAGAAAGAAACATAATATGCTAACTTCGCTTCTCTTTTTTGGGAAAAAGTCTGAGAAAACAGTGAACAAAGCTACCAATAAGCTTTCTGCAGTTGGTGTTGTGGAGGAGTTATTTGAAGAGGGTTCTGCAATGCTTACTGAAAG GCTGGGTAAGGATTTTCCGCTTAATAAGAATTCTGGCATTTTCCGCTGTGCGGTTTGCCAAGTGGACCAACCCCCTGGTGATGGCTTGTCGGTGAATTCTGGACCTTTTTTCTCTCCTGCATCGAACCCATGGGAAGGCCCATTCCTCTGCACAAATTGTCGGAAAAAGAAAGATGCCATGGAAGGAAAAAGGCCCAGCAAAACCACCCTTATAGCATAG
- the LOC106757701 gene encoding topless-related protein 3, which translates to MTSLSRELVFLILQFLEEEKFKESVHRLEKESGFFFNMKYFEEKVQAGEWEEVEKYLRGFTKVDDNRYSMKIFFEIRKQKYLEALDRQDKAKAVEILVGDLKVFSTFNEELYKEITQLLTLSNFRENEQLSKYGDTKTARGIMLIELKKLIEANPLFRDKLIFPTLRSSRLRTLINQSLNWQHQLCKNPRPNPDIKTLFTDHTCTPPNGPLAPTPVNLPIAAVAKPSAYTSIGAHGPFPPAAATANANALAGWMANASASSSVQAAVVTASTMPVPQNQVSILKHPRTPTTPGMVDYQNADHEQLMKRLRPAPSMEEVSYPASRQASWSLDDLPRTVAMTLHQGYSVTSMDFHPSHQTFLLVGSTNGEITLWELGLRDRLVTKPFKIWDVSACSLPFQAAMAKDAMAKDASISVSRVTWSLDGNFVGVAFTKHLIHLYSYIGSNELVQRMEVDAHIGGVNDLAFAHPNKQLCIVTCGDDKLIKVWDLTGRRLFNFEGHEAPVYSICPHHKENIQFVFSTAIDGKIKAWLYDNAGSRVDYDAPGHWCTTLLYSADGSRLFSCGTSKDGESFLVEWNESEGAIKRTYNGFRKKSAGVVQFDTTQNRFLAAGEDGQIKFWEMDSTNLLTSTDAEGGLQALPLLRFNKEGSLLAVTTADNGFKILANVSGLRSLRTVETPGFEALRSPIDSAAIKASGSSAVNVSPVNCKVERSSPVRPSPILKGGVDPTGRNAEKPITVEEGIDRAKPWQLSEIVDPVQCQSVTMPDSTDSSSKVVRLLYTNSGAGLLALGSNGVQRLWKWARSEQNLNGKATASVVPLHWQPHSGLLMTNDVSGVNLDEAVPCIALSKNDSYVLSACGGKVSLFNMMTFKVMTTFMPPPPASTFLAFHPQDNNIIAIGMEDSTIYIYNVRVDEVKSKLKGHQKRITGFAFSTCLNILVSSGADAQLCVWNIDTWEKRKSVPLQLPTGKAPVGDTRVQFHLDQIRLLVAHETQLAIYDASKMDRIRQWVPQDVLAAPISYAAYSCNSQLIYATFCDGNTGVFDADSLRLRCRIALSTYFSPAALSVNQSVYPVVVAAHPAEANQFAVGLTDGSVKVIEPSESEGKWGTSPPIDNGIVNGRTASSSTTSNHTPDQAQR; encoded by the exons ATGACTTCTTTGAGCCGAGAATTAGTGTTTCTGATACTCCAATTTTTGGAGGAGGAGAAGTTCAAGGAGTCGGTGCACAG GCTTGAGAAAGAATCTGGGTTTTTCTTCAATATGAAGTACTTTGAGGAAAAAGTACAGGCTGGTGAATGGGAAGAAGTTGAAAAGTACTTAAGAGGGTTTACTAAAGTTGACGATAATAGATACTCCATGAAAATATTCTTTGAAATCAGGAAGCAGAAATATCTTGAAGCACTTGATAG GCAAGACAAGGCAAAGGCTGTTGAGATATTAGTGGGTGATTTAAAAGTTTTCTCCACGTTCAATGAGGAACTATACAAAGAAATCACCCAACTTTTAACTCTAAGTAATTTCAG gGAGAATGAGCAATTGTCCAAGTACGGTGACACCAAAACTGCTCGAGGGATCATGTTGATAGAGCTAAAAAAGCTAATAGAGGCAAATCCTCTTTTCCGTGACAAACTTATCTTCCCTACCCTTAGGTCATCAAGATTGCGGACGTTGATCAATCAAAG TTTAAACTGGCAGCACCAACTTTGCAAAAACCCTAGGCCAAACCCAGATATAAAGACTTTATTCACCGACCACACATGTACACCTCCTAATGGTCCTCTAGCCCCCACTCCTGTCAATCTTCCAATTGCTGCTGTTGCAAAGCCTTCTGCTTATACTTCAATTGGAGCTCATGGT cCCTTTCCCCCTGCCGCAGCAACTGCTAATGCTAATGCTTTGGCTGGTTGGATGGCCAATGCCTCAGCTTCATCCTCTGTCCAAGCAGCTGTTGTCACAGCATCAACCATGCCTGTCCCACAGAATCAAG TGTCTATCTTGAAGCATCCAAGAACACCAACAACTCCTGGCATGGTTGACTATCAGAATGCTGATCATGAGCAGTTAATGAAAAGACTCCGGCCTGCTCCTTCTATGGAGGAG GTTTCCTATCCTGCCTCTCGACAAGCCTCTTGGTCTTTGGATGATCTACCAAGAACAGTGGCAATGACATTGCATCAAGGATACTCTGTGACAAGCATGGACTTTCATCCTTCACATCAAACCTTTCTTCTCG TTGGTTCTACTAATGGGGAAATTACACTTTGGGAACTGGGGTTGCGAGACAGGTTGGTCACAAAGCCATTCAAGATATGGGATGTCTCAGCGTGCTCATTACCATTTCAg GCAGCTATGGCCAAAGATGCTATGGCCAAAGATGCTTCTATTTCTGTCAGTCGTGTCACATGGAGCCTGGATGGAAATTTTGTGG GTGTTGCATTTACTAAACATTTGATTCACTTGTATTCTTACATTGGATCAAATGAGCTGGTTCAGCGTATGGAG GTTGATGCCCATATTGGAGGTGTTAATGACTTGGCATTTGCTCATCCAAATAAACAACTCTGTATTGTGACTTGTGGAGATGATAAGTTGATAAAG GTGTGGGATTTGACTGGACGGAGACTATTTAACTTTGAGGGTCATGAGGCACCTGTATATTCTATCTGCCCTCATCACAAGGAGAACATTCAG TTTGTATTTTCAACTGCCATTGATGGCAAAATAAAAGCCTGGTTGTATGATAATGCGGGCTCTAGGGTTGACTATGATGCCCCAGGCCATTGGTGTACCACGTTGCTCTATAGTGCTGATGGAAGTAG ACTGTTTTCCTGTGGGACTAGTAAAGATGGCGAGTCATTTCTTGttgaatggaatgaaagtgaAGGAGCTATTAAGAGAACATACAATGGGTTCAGAAAGAAATCTGCTGGTGTTGTGCAGTTTGACACAACCCAAAATCGCTTCTTGGCTGCTGGTGAAGATGGCCAAATCAAATTTTGGGAGATGGACAGTACTAATCTTCTAACAAGCACTGATGCAGAGGGTGGATTACAG GCCCTTCCACTCTTGAGATTCAACAAGGAAGGAAGTCTTCTTGCTGTCACCACTGCAGACAATGGATTCAAAATTCTTGCTAATGTAAGTGGCCTTAGATCCTTGAGAACAGTTGAAACTCCAGGATTTGAAGCATTGAGGTCACCCATAGACTCTGCTGCAATCAAG GCATCTGGCTCTTCTGCTGTTAATGTTAGTCCTGTCAACTGTAAAGTAGAAAGGAGCTCACCTGTCAGGCCTTCTCCAATTCTT AAAGGAGGAGTTGATCCCACAGGTCGAAATGCAGAGAAACCTATAACTGTGGAAGAGGGAATTGATAGAGCTAAACCATGGCAGCTGTCTGAAATTGTTGATCCTGTTCAATGTCAGTCAGTTACCATGCCTGACAGTACAGATTCTTCCAGCAAG GTTGTTAGACTTTTGTATACGAACTCTGGTGCTGGTCTATTGGCACTTGGTTCAAATGGTGTTCAGAGGCTATGGAAGTGGGCTCGTAGTGAACAAAATCTCAATGGGAAG GCTACTGCCAGCGTTGTTCCACTGCATTGGCAACCTCACAGTGGTCTTCTTATGACTAATGATGTCTCGGGTGTCAACCTTGATGAAGCTGTTCCTTGCATTGCACTCTCAAAGAATGACTCATATGTTTTGTCTGCCTGTGGTGGAAAGGTTTCATTATTTAACATGATGACATTCAAG gTAATGACAACATTCATGCCACCACCCCCTGCCTCTACCTTTTTGGCTTTCCACCCTCAAGATAATAACATCATAGCCATTGGGATGGAGGATTCAACAATTTACATTTATAATGTTAGAGTCGATGAG GTGAAATCCAAATTGAAGGGTCACCAAAAGCGAATTACTGGTTTTGCCTTTTCAACCTGCCTTAACATCCTGGTTTCATCTGGTGCTGATGCTCAA CTCTGTGTATGGAACATTGATACAtgggagaaaagaaaatcagTTCCACTACAACTGCCCACAGGAAAGGCTCCTGTAGGTGATACTCGTGTGCAGTTCCATTTAGACCAAATTCGGTTACTGGTAGCCCACGAGACTCAATTGGCAATTTATGACGCCTCTAAAATGGACCGGATTCGgcag TGGGTTCCTCAAGATGTTCTGGCTGCTCCCATATCATATGCTGCTTATTCCTGCAATAGTCAGTTAATCTATGCTACATTTTGCGATGGAAATACTGGGGTTTTTGATGCTGACAGCTTGAGACTGAGATGTCGTATAGCACTATCCACATACTTTTCACCTGCGGCTTTAAGTGT GAATCAATCTGTGTATCCTGTTGTTGTTGCGGCTCATCCAGCAGAGGCCAATCAATTTGCCGTTGGATTGACAGATGGGTCCGTGAAAGTAATAGAGCCCAGTGAATCGGAAGGTAAATGGGGAACCAGTCCACCTATAGATAATGGAATAGTAAACGGTAGGACGGCATCATCATCTACAACAAGCAACCACACACCAGATCAGGCACAAAGATAA